A region of Streptomyces deccanensis DNA encodes the following proteins:
- a CDS encoding sensor histidine kinase, with the protein MGRGKLRIYLGAAPGVGKTYAMLSEAHRRIERGTDCVVAVVEHHGRPRTEVMLHGLEQIPRRSLEYRDAVFTEMDVDAVLARRPRVALVDELAHTNVPGSRNDKRWQDVEDLLAAGVDVISTVNIQHLESLGDVVESITGVRQRETVPDEVVRRADQIELVDMSPQALRRRMAHGNVYQPDKVDAALSNYFRPGNLTALRELALLWVADRVDEYLNAYRSEHQVSRIWGSRERIVVGLTGGPEGRTLLRRAARLAEKGAGGEVMAVYIARSDGLTSASPNELAVQRTLVEDLGGTFHHVVGDDIPAALLAFARGVNATQIVLGVSRRKSWQYVFGPGVGATVARDSGPDLDVHLITHGEAGKGRGLPVARGARLGRARTIGGWVVGTVGPGLLAALLANVETDLGLANDMLLFLSLTVAAALLGGLLPALAAAVLGSLLLNWFFTPPVHTLTVDDPTNIVAIVVFIGVAVAVASVVDLAARRTQQAARLRAESEILSFLAGSVLRGETSLEALLERVRETFGMESVALLERESDVDPWTCAGSVGPRRVDRPEAADVDMPVGDHMALALSGRVLPAEDRRVLAAFAAQAAVVLDRRRLQQEADQAKALAEGNRIRTALLAAVSHDLRTPLAGIKAAVSSLRSDDVAWSAEDEAELLEGIEDGADRLDHLVGNLLDMSRLQTGTVTTLIREIDLDEVVPMALGGVPEGSVGLEIPESLPMVAVDPGLLERSVANIVENAVKYSPPGTPVQVSASALGGRVEVRVTDRGPGVPDEAKDRIFAPFQRHGDAPRGTGVGLGLAVARGFAEAMGGTLDAEDTPGGGLTMVLTVRAAQHGSGPDTAPSGTDPAVGASTSADAVPAADPAADAAVGTATSAERRIG; encoded by the coding sequence ATGGGACGCGGGAAGCTTCGGATCTACCTCGGTGCGGCGCCGGGCGTCGGCAAGACGTACGCGATGCTGTCCGAAGCGCACCGCCGGATCGAACGCGGCACCGACTGCGTGGTGGCCGTCGTGGAGCACCACGGCCGTCCGCGCACCGAGGTGATGCTGCACGGACTGGAGCAGATCCCGCGCCGGTCGCTGGAGTACCGGGACGCGGTCTTCACCGAGATGGACGTGGACGCCGTCCTCGCCCGGCGGCCCCGGGTGGCCCTCGTGGACGAGCTGGCCCACACCAATGTGCCCGGCTCCCGCAACGACAAGCGCTGGCAGGACGTCGAGGACCTGCTCGCCGCCGGCGTCGACGTGATCTCGACCGTCAACATCCAGCACCTGGAGTCGCTCGGCGACGTCGTCGAGTCGATCACCGGCGTACGGCAGCGCGAGACCGTCCCCGACGAGGTGGTGCGGCGGGCGGACCAGATAGAGCTGGTCGACATGTCGCCACAGGCCCTGCGGCGGCGGATGGCGCACGGCAACGTCTACCAGCCGGACAAGGTCGACGCCGCGCTGTCGAACTACTTCCGCCCCGGCAACCTGACCGCGCTGCGGGAGCTCGCGCTGCTGTGGGTGGCGGACCGCGTCGACGAGTACCTCAACGCGTACCGCAGCGAGCACCAGGTGTCGCGGATCTGGGGCTCCCGCGAGCGGATCGTGGTCGGGCTGACCGGCGGCCCCGAGGGGCGGACCCTCCTGCGAAGAGCCGCCCGGCTCGCCGAGAAGGGCGCCGGCGGCGAGGTCATGGCCGTCTACATCGCCCGCAGCGACGGGCTGACCTCCGCCTCGCCCAATGAACTCGCCGTCCAGCGCACCCTCGTCGAGGACCTCGGCGGCACCTTCCACCACGTCGTCGGCGACGACATCCCCGCCGCGCTGCTGGCCTTCGCGCGTGGTGTCAACGCCACCCAGATAGTGCTGGGCGTCTCGCGCCGCAAGAGCTGGCAGTACGTCTTCGGGCCCGGTGTGGGCGCCACCGTCGCCCGGGACTCCGGACCCGACCTGGACGTCCACCTGATCACGCACGGCGAGGCGGGCAAGGGGCGCGGACTGCCCGTCGCACGGGGCGCGCGGCTCGGCCGGGCCCGGACGATCGGGGGCTGGGTCGTCGGGACGGTGGGGCCCGGGCTGCTCGCGGCGCTGCTGGCCAACGTCGAGACCGATCTCGGTCTCGCCAACGACATGTTGCTCTTCCTGTCGCTGACGGTGGCCGCGGCCCTGCTCGGCGGTCTGCTGCCCGCCCTGGCCGCGGCCGTGCTGGGCTCGCTGCTGCTCAACTGGTTCTTCACCCCGCCGGTGCACACGCTGACGGTCGACGACCCGACCAACATCGTCGCCATCGTGGTCTTCATAGGGGTCGCGGTGGCGGTGGCCTCCGTCGTGGACCTCGCGGCCCGGCGCACCCAGCAGGCGGCCCGGTTGCGCGCCGAGTCGGAGATCCTGTCCTTCCTCGCGGGCAGTGTGCTGCGCGGGGAGACCAGCCTGGAGGCCCTCCTCGAACGTGTGCGCGAGACCTTCGGGATGGAGTCCGTCGCCCTGCTGGAGCGCGAGAGTGATGTCGACCCGTGGACCTGCGCGGGCAGCGTGGGCCCCCGGCGGGTGGACCGTCCCGAGGCGGCGGACGTGGACATGCCGGTCGGGGACCATATGGCGCTGGCCCTGTCCGGCCGCGTCCTGCCCGCCGAGGACCGCCGGGTCCTGGCCGCCTTCGCCGCCCAGGCCGCCGTCGTCCTGGACCGCCGGCGCCTCCAGCAGGAGGCCGACCAGGCCAAGGCGCTGGCCGAGGGCAACCGCATCCGCACCGCGCTGCTCGCCGCCGTCAGCCACGATCTGCGGACCCCGCTCGCCGGCATCAAGGCCGCCGTGTCGTCCCTGCGCTCCGACGACGTGGCCTGGTCGGCGGAGGACGAGGCCGAACTGCTCGAAGGGATCGAGGACGGCGCCGACCGGCTCGACCACCTCGTGGGCAACCTCCTCGACATGTCCCGGCTGCAGACCGGCACCGTCACCACGCTGATCCGCGAGATCGACCTCGACGAGGTGGTGCCGATGGCGCTCGGCGGCGTCCCGGAGGGCAGCGTCGGGCTGGAGATCCCCGAGAGCCTGCCCATGGTCGCCGTCGACCCCGGGCTGCTGGAACGCTCGGTCGCCAACATCGTCGAGAACGCCGTCAAGTACAGCCCGCCCGGCACGCCCGTCCAGGTCTCCGCGAGCGCCCTCGGCGGCCGGGTCGAGGTCCGGGTCACCGACCGCGGCCCCGGCGTCCCCGACGAGGCCAAGGACCGCATCTTCGCCCCCTTCCAGCGCCACGGCGACGCCCCGCGCGGGACCGGCGTCGGCCTCGGGCTCGCCGTCGCCCGGGGCTTCGCCGAGGCCATGGGCGGCACGCTGGACGCCGAGGACACCCCCGGCGGCGGACTCACCATGGTGCTCACCGTCCGGGCCGCACAGCACGGCTCCGGGCCCGATACGGCCCCGTCGGGCACCGATCCCGCCGTGGGCGCGTCTACGTCGGCGGACGCCGTCCCGGCGGCGGACCCGGCCGCCGACGCGGCGGTCGGCACGGCCACATCGGCAGAGAGGCGAATCGGATGA
- a CDS encoding response regulator, with amino-acid sequence MTRVLVVDDEPQIVRALVINLKARKYEADAAHDGATALALAAARHPDVVVLDLGLPDMDGVEVIKGLRGWTRVPIIVLSARHTSDEKVEALDAGADDYVTKPFGMDELLARLRAAVRRAEPLGGEEGDVIVETDDFTVDLAAKKVNRDGRDVRLTPTEWHLLEVLVRNTGRLVGQKQLLQEVWGPSYGTETNYLRVYMAQLRRKLERDPSRPRHFITEAGMGYRFEK; translated from the coding sequence ATGACCAGGGTGCTCGTGGTCGACGACGAACCGCAGATCGTGCGCGCGCTCGTGATCAATCTGAAGGCCCGCAAGTACGAGGCCGACGCGGCCCACGACGGGGCGACCGCGCTCGCCCTCGCCGCCGCCCGGCACCCCGATGTCGTCGTCCTCGACCTCGGACTGCCCGACATGGACGGCGTCGAGGTGATCAAGGGGCTGCGCGGCTGGACCCGGGTGCCGATCATCGTGCTCTCCGCCCGGCACACCTCCGACGAGAAGGTCGAGGCCCTGGACGCGGGCGCCGACGACTACGTCACCAAGCCCTTCGGCATGGACGAGCTGCTCGCCCGGCTGCGCGCCGCCGTCCGCCGCGCGGAGCCCCTGGGCGGCGAGGAGGGCGACGTGATCGTGGAGACGGACGACTTCACCGTCGACCTGGCGGCGAAGAAGGTGAACCGGGACGGCAGGGACGTCCGGCTGACCCCCACCGAGTGGCATCTCCTGGAGGTGCTGGTCCGCAACACCGGGCGCCTGGTCGGACAGAAGCAGCTGCTCCAGGAGGTGTGGGGGCCGTCCTACGGGACGGAGACCAACTATCTGCGGGTCTACATGGCCCAGCTGCGGCGCAAGCTGGAGCGCGACCCGTCGCGGCCCCGGCACTTCATCACCGAGGCGGGGATGGGGTACCGCTTCGAGAAGTGA
- a CDS encoding OB-fold nucleic acid binding domain-containing protein: protein MSAVPRSEKPAGRFRRMLDRLSSSQTDLESEELREDAETAGCTRICDCHDRQIVTVTGTLRTVTLRPRAGVPALEAELFDGSAALDVVWLGRRSIVGIEPGRKLIASGRISMSRGRRVLFNPKYELRPLGRE from the coding sequence ATGAGTGCTGTTCCTCGTTCCGAGAAGCCGGCGGGCCGGTTCCGGCGCATGCTCGACCGGCTCTCCTCGTCCCAGACGGACCTGGAGTCGGAGGAGCTGCGCGAGGACGCGGAGACCGCGGGCTGCACGCGTATATGTGACTGTCACGACCGACAGATCGTGACCGTTACTGGTACCTTGCGCACGGTCACGCTGCGCCCCCGGGCCGGTGTCCCGGCCCTGGAGGCCGAGCTGTTCGACGGTTCGGCCGCCCTGGACGTCGTGTGGCTGGGCAGACGCTCCATCGTCGGGATAGAGCCGGGGCGCAAGCTGATCGCATCCGGCCGGATCTCGATGAGCCGGGGCCGTAGGGTGCTGTTCAATCCGAAGTACGAACTCAGACCGCTCGGACGGGAGTAG
- a CDS encoding DUF3159 domain-containing protein — MTSLDKPTEDAQRGVQDAQGGQDGSHDSRAVTEAALFEAFGGVRGMVETVLPGLLFVSIYTINKDLHSAALAALGVSVLLVVVRLVMKDTVKHAFSGVFGVAFGVVFAMMTGNAKDFYLPGMLYTLGLGLAYIITTLAGVPLIGLMLGPVFKENLSWRTRNPGRKKAYAKASYAWGAILLGKCAILFPLYWWADTTQLGWVLIALKIPPFLLAVWLTWIFLAKAPAPIDVFAEMEAEERAAEERKAAARAGE, encoded by the coding sequence GTGACGTCGCTCGACAAGCCGACGGAAGACGCCCAGCGGGGCGTCCAGGACGCCCAGGGCGGACAGGACGGCTCGCACGACTCCAGGGCCGTGACGGAGGCCGCGCTGTTCGAGGCGTTCGGTGGCGTGCGCGGCATGGTCGAGACCGTGCTCCCGGGCCTGCTCTTCGTCTCCATCTACACGATCAACAAGGACCTGCACTCGGCGGCTCTCGCGGCCCTCGGCGTCTCCGTCCTGCTGGTCGTCGTGCGGCTGGTCATGAAGGACACCGTCAAGCACGCGTTCAGCGGTGTCTTCGGGGTCGCCTTCGGTGTCGTCTTCGCGATGATGACCGGCAACGCCAAGGACTTCTATCTGCCGGGCATGCTCTACACGCTGGGCCTCGGGCTCGCGTACATCATCACCACGCTGGCCGGTGTGCCGCTGATCGGTCTGATGCTCGGCCCGGTCTTCAAGGAGAACCTGTCCTGGCGGACCCGGAACCCCGGACGCAAGAAGGCGTACGCGAAGGCGAGTTACGCCTGGGGCGCGATCCTGCTCGGCAAGTGCGCGATCCTCTTCCCGCTCTACTGGTGGGCTGACACCACACAGCTGGGCTGGGTCCTCATCGCACTGAAGATCCCGCCGTTCCTGCTCGCGGTCTGGCTGACCTGGATCTTCCTGGCCAAGGCGCCGGCCCCGATCGACGTGTTCGCGGAGATGGAGGCGGAGGAGCGCGCGGCGGAGGAGCGGAAGGCTGCGGCCCGGGCGGGCGAGTAG
- a CDS encoding potassium channel family protein — protein sequence MRVAIAGAGAVGRSIAGELLENGHEVLLIDKAPTAISVERVPQAEWLLADACEITSLDEAALQRCNVVIAATGDDKVNLVVSLLAKTEYGVPRVVARVNNPKNEWLFNESWGVDVAVSTPRLMSALVEEAVSVGDLVRLLRFSHGDANLVELTLPPESALAGTQVGEVEWPEDTSLVTIIRGTRVLTPTSDDSLEAGDELLFVAAQAREEQLEDLLSVRREDATS from the coding sequence ATGAGGGTCGCCATTGCCGGAGCCGGCGCGGTCGGCCGCTCGATCGCGGGCGAACTGCTGGAGAACGGCCACGAGGTCCTTCTCATCGACAAGGCGCCGACCGCCATCTCGGTCGAGCGCGTCCCCCAGGCGGAATGGCTGCTGGCCGACGCCTGCGAGATCACCTCCCTGGACGAGGCGGCACTCCAGCGCTGCAACGTCGTCATCGCCGCGACCGGCGACGACAAGGTCAACCTGGTCGTCTCGCTCCTCGCGAAGACGGAGTACGGCGTTCCGCGCGTCGTCGCCCGCGTCAACAACCCCAAGAACGAATGGCTGTTCAACGAGTCCTGGGGCGTGGACGTGGCCGTGTCGACCCCCCGGCTGATGTCGGCGCTGGTCGAGGAGGCCGTCAGCGTCGGCGACCTGGTCCGGCTGCTGCGCTTCAGCCACGGCGACGCCAACCTGGTCGAGCTGACCCTGCCGCCCGAGTCGGCCCTGGCCGGCACCCAGGTCGGTGAGGTCGAGTGGCCGGAGGACACCTCCCTGGTCACCATCATCCGCGGCACCCGCGTCCTCACCCCGACCTCGGACGACTCCCTGGAGGCGGGCGACGAACTCCTCTTCGTGGCCGCGCAGGCGCGTGAGGAGCAGCTGGAGGACCTGCTGTCGGTACGACGCGAGGACGCGACGAGCTGA
- a CDS encoding potassium channel family protein, whose amino-acid sequence MHIVIMGCGRVGSTLAQTLEQQGHTVAVIDQDPTAFRRLGSGFGGRRVTGIGFDRDTLREAGIEEAGAFAAVSSGDNSNIIAARVAREMFGIENVAARIYDPRRAEVYQRLGIPTVATVRWTADQMLRRLLPSGAEPLWRDPTGGVQLAEVHASSAWVGHKISKMQEETGVRVAFLTRLGEAILPTSQTVLQEGDLVHVMMRTDDVEKVEASFAEGPDEEGGH is encoded by the coding sequence GTGCACATCGTCATCATGGGCTGCGGGCGAGTGGGTTCCACCCTCGCCCAGACCCTGGAGCAACAGGGGCACACGGTCGCCGTGATCGACCAGGACCCCACGGCCTTCCGTCGTCTGGGCTCGGGTTTCGGCGGCCGGCGCGTCACCGGGATCGGCTTCGACCGCGACACCCTGCGCGAGGCGGGCATCGAGGAGGCGGGCGCGTTCGCCGCCGTCTCCAGCGGCGACAACTCCAACATCATCGCCGCCCGGGTCGCCCGCGAGATGTTCGGCATCGAGAACGTGGCGGCACGGATCTACGACCCGCGCCGCGCCGAGGTCTACCAGCGCCTGGGCATCCCGACGGTCGCCACGGTCCGCTGGACCGCCGACCAGATGCTGCGGCGGCTGCTGCCGTCCGGTGCCGAACCGCTGTGGCGCGACCCCACCGGCGGCGTCCAACTCGCCGAGGTGCACGCCTCGTCGGCCTGGGTGGGCCACAAGATCAGCAAGATGCAGGAGGAGACCGGTGTCCGGGTCGCCTTCCTGACCCGTCTGGGCGAGGCGATCCTGCCGACCTCGCAGACGGTGCTGCAGGAGGGCGACCTCGTGCACGTGATGATGCGGACGGACGACGTGGAGAAGGTCGAGGCGTCCTTCGCCGAGGGCCCCGACGAGGAGGGCGGTCACTGA
- a CDS encoding APC family permease translates to MSKLTDVPKRILIGRALRSDRLGETLLPKRIALPVFASDPLSSVAYAPGEVLLVLSIAGVSAYHFSPWIAVAVVVLMFTVVASYRQNVHAYPSGGGDYEVANTNLGPKAGLTVASALLVDYVLTVAVSISSGVENLGSAIPFFVEHKVLCAIGIIVLLTLMNLRGVKESGKLFAIPTYVFVVGVFAMIAWGAFRGLVLDETMRAPTAGLEIKAEHQGLAGFALVFLLLRAFSSGCAALTGVEAISNGVPAFRKPKSKNAATTLALMGFFAVTMFCGIIGLAMVTKVRMAENPAHDLLRDGTPVGDSYVQNPVISQVAAAVFGDGTFFFVLLAAATALVLFLAANTAYNGFPLLGSILAQDRYLPRQLHTRGDRLAFSNGIVLLAGAAVLLVWIYGADSTRLIQLYIVGVFVSFTLSQTGMVRHWNRHLRTEKDPAKRRHMIRSRAINTFGAFFTGLVLIVVLGTKFTHGAWVALLGMVIFYATMTAIRKHYDRVAAEIAAPDGPSDDVVRPSRVHSVVLISRIHRPTLRALAYAKLMRSHTLEALSVNVDPVETKALQEEWTRRGIDVPLKVLDSPYREVTRPVIEYVKGLRKESPRDAVSVIIPEYVVGHWYEHLLHNQSALRLKGRLLFTPGVMVTSVPYQLESSEVAKRRARKRQDWSAPGSVRRGPANERTKESSAPKS, encoded by the coding sequence GTGTCCAAACTGACCGACGTGCCCAAACGGATTCTGATCGGGCGCGCTCTGCGCAGCGACCGGCTGGGCGAGACGCTCCTGCCGAAGCGCATCGCACTCCCCGTCTTCGCCTCCGACCCGCTCTCGTCCGTGGCGTACGCACCCGGCGAGGTGCTGCTGGTCCTCTCCATCGCGGGCGTGTCGGCCTACCACTTCAGCCCCTGGATCGCCGTCGCGGTCGTCGTGCTGATGTTCACCGTGGTGGCGTCCTACCGGCAGAACGTGCACGCCTACCCCAGCGGCGGCGGCGACTACGAGGTGGCGAACACCAACCTCGGGCCCAAGGCCGGCCTCACCGTCGCCAGCGCGCTTCTCGTCGACTACGTGCTCACCGTCGCCGTGTCCATCTCCTCCGGTGTGGAGAACCTCGGCTCGGCCATCCCCTTCTTCGTCGAGCACAAGGTGCTGTGCGCGATCGGCATCATCGTGCTGCTGACGCTGATGAACCTGCGCGGGGTGAAGGAGTCCGGCAAGCTCTTCGCGATCCCGACGTACGTCTTCGTCGTCGGCGTCTTCGCGATGATCGCCTGGGGTGCCTTCCGCGGACTGGTCCTGGACGAGACCATGCGGGCGCCCACCGCCGGCCTGGAGATCAAGGCCGAGCACCAGGGCCTCGCCGGCTTCGCGCTGGTCTTCCTGCTGCTGCGCGCGTTCTCCTCCGGCTGTGCCGCCCTCACCGGTGTCGAGGCGATCTCCAACGGCGTCCCCGCCTTCCGTAAGCCCAAGTCGAAGAACGCGGCCACCACGCTGGCCCTGATGGGCTTCTTCGCCGTCACCATGTTCTGCGGCATCATCGGCCTGGCCATGGTCACCAAGGTGCGGATGGCCGAGAACCCGGCGCACGACCTGCTGCGCGACGGCACGCCGGTCGGCGACTCCTACGTGCAGAACCCGGTGATCTCCCAGGTCGCCGCCGCCGTCTTCGGCGACGGCACGTTCTTCTTCGTCCTGCTGGCCGCCGCCACCGCGCTGGTCCTCTTCCTGGCCGCGAACACCGCGTACAACGGCTTCCCGCTGCTCGGCTCGATCCTCGCCCAGGACCGCTACCTGCCGCGCCAGTTGCACACCCGCGGCGACCGTCTCGCCTTCTCCAACGGCATCGTGCTCCTCGCGGGCGCCGCCGTGCTCCTGGTGTGGATCTACGGCGCCGACTCCACCCGCCTGATCCAGCTCTACATCGTGGGTGTGTTCGTCTCCTTCACGCTCAGCCAGACGGGCATGGTCCGGCACTGGAACCGCCATCTGCGCACCGAGAAGGACCCGGCCAAGCGACGCCACATGATCCGCTCCCGGGCGATCAACACCTTCGGCGCCTTCTTCACCGGGCTGGTCCTGATCGTCGTGCTCGGCACCAAGTTCACGCACGGCGCCTGGGTCGCCCTGCTCGGCATGGTGATCTTCTACGCGACGATGACGGCCATCCGTAAGCACTACGACCGGGTCGCCGCGGAGATCGCCGCGCCGGACGGCCCGAGCGACGACGTGGTCCGGCCGTCCCGGGTCCACTCGGTGGTGCTGATCTCCAGGATCCACCGCCCCACCCTGCGCGCCCTCGCCTACGCCAAGCTGATGCGCTCCCACACCCTGGAGGCGCTCAGCGTCAACGTCGACCCGGTGGAGACCAAGGCGCTCCAGGAGGAGTGGACCCGGCGCGGCATCGACGTACCGCTGAAGGTCCTCGACTCGCCGTACCGCGAGGTGACGCGGCCCGTGATCGAGTACGTCAAGGGGCTGCGCAAGGAGTCCCCGCGCGACGCGGTGTCGGTGATCATCCCGGAGTACGTGGTCGGCCACTGGTACGAGCACCTGCTGCACAACCAGAGCGCACTCCGGCTCAAGGGGCGGCTGCTGTTCACGCCGGGTGTCATGGTGACCTCCGTGCCCTACCAGCTGGAGTCCTCCGAGGTCGCCAAGCGCCGGGCGCGCAAGCGGCAGGACTGGAGCGCGCCGGGGTCGGTGCGGCGTGGTCCGGCGAACGAACGGACGAAGGAGTCGTCGGCTCCCAAGAGCTGA
- a CDS encoding class I SAM-dependent RNA methyltransferase translates to MQAEPKKSLVGEEYEVEVGPVAHGGHCIARTSEGQVLFVRHALPGERVVARVTDGEEGARFLRADAVSVLSPSKDRVEAPCPYAGPGRCGGCDWQHAKPGAQRRFKGEVIAEQLQRLAGLTPEEAGWDGTVMPAEGDKVPAGEVPAWRTRVQYAVDESGRAGLRRHRSHEVEPIDHCMIAAPGVSELGIEKRDWTGMASIDAIAATGSQDRQVILEPRPGARLPLVELDKPVSVMRVEEKDGGVHRVHGRPFVRERADDRTYRVGSGGFWQVHPKAADTLVKAVMQGLLPRKGDMALDLYCGVGLFAGALADRVGDKGAVLGIESGKRAVEDARHNLADFDRVRIEQGKVEAVLPRTGITEVDLIVLDPPRSGAGRKTVQHLASLSARRIAYVACDPAALARDLGYFREGGYRVRMLRAFDLFPMTHHVECVAILEPAAKGA, encoded by the coding sequence ATGCAGGCAGAACCGAAGAAATCGCTGGTGGGAGAGGAGTACGAGGTCGAGGTGGGCCCCGTCGCCCACGGCGGCCACTGCATCGCCCGTACCTCGGAGGGGCAGGTCCTCTTCGTCCGGCACGCGCTGCCCGGCGAGCGGGTCGTGGCGCGGGTGACCGACGGCGAGGAGGGCGCGCGCTTCCTGCGGGCGGACGCGGTCTCGGTCCTGTCGCCCTCCAAGGACCGGGTCGAGGCACCCTGTCCCTACGCCGGCCCCGGCCGCTGCGGCGGCTGCGACTGGCAGCACGCCAAGCCGGGCGCCCAGCGCCGCTTCAAGGGCGAGGTCATCGCCGAACAGCTGCAGCGCCTCGCGGGTCTCACCCCCGAGGAGGCGGGCTGGGACGGCACCGTGATGCCGGCCGAGGGCGACAAGGTGCCGGCGGGCGAGGTCCCGGCGTGGCGTACGCGGGTGCAGTACGCGGTGGACGAGTCGGGGCGCGCCGGTCTGCGCCGCCACCGCTCGCACGAGGTCGAGCCGATCGACCACTGCATGATCGCGGCGCCCGGCGTCTCCGAGCTGGGCATCGAGAAGCGCGACTGGACGGGCATGGCGTCGATCGACGCGATCGCGGCGACGGGTTCGCAGGACCGTCAGGTGATCCTGGAGCCCCGGCCGGGCGCGAGGCTGCCTCTGGTGGAGCTGGACAAGCCGGTGTCCGTGATGCGGGTCGAGGAGAAGGACGGGGGAGTGCACCGTGTCCACGGGCGCCCCTTCGTCCGCGAGCGCGCGGACGACCGGACGTACCGGGTGGGCAGCGGTGGGTTCTGGCAGGTCCACCCCAAGGCTGCGGACACCCTGGTCAAGGCCGTCATGCAGGGCCTGCTGCCCCGCAAGGGCGACATGGCGCTGGACCTCTACTGCGGTGTGGGACTGTTCGCGGGCGCCCTCGCGGACCGCGTGGGCGACAAGGGTGCCGTCCTCGGCATCGAGTCCGGCAAGCGCGCGGTCGAGGACGCGCGGCACAACCTCGCCGACTTCGACCGGGTGCGGATCGAACAGGGCAAGGTCGAGGCGGTACTGCCGCGCACGGGCATCACGGAGGTCGACCTGATCGTCCTGGACCCGCCGCGATCGGGCGCCGGCCGCAAGACGGTCCAACACCTCGCGTCCCTGAGCGCCCGCCGCATCGCCTACGTCGCCTGCGACCCCGCCGCGCTCGCACGGGATCTGGGGTACTTCCGGGAGGGCGGGTACCGGGTGCGGATGCTGCGGGCGTTCGATCTGTTTCCGATGACGCACCATGTTGAGTGTGTCGCGATCCTTGAGCCTGCGGCAAAGGGCGCCTGA
- a CDS encoding DUF5655 domain-containing protein, translating into MSGLKLFHTMNGGVTEVAPRLAEAEADVQGLVEAHMETMLGVRFLASEYVIDCADGGRIDSLGLDENGAPVVVEFKRGTAAGVINQGLYYMAWLMAHKDAFRNLVRDRLGVSAASQVLWSAPRLICVAGDFTRYDGHAVREHRRSIDLVRYRYFGNDLIGLETVASVTGHSAMAKQVRRRAAGTKSARRQDGTLAELAEAVDEVLLGLGDGINRVQRKQYAAYQRLRNFACVCPPQQTKLLVYLKADPKAVDIVPGFTRDVTGLGHHGTGDLEVQLRTERDLERAQDLFRLSYAAA; encoded by the coding sequence GTGTCGGGCCTGAAACTGTTCCACACGATGAATGGTGGCGTGACGGAGGTCGCGCCGCGCCTTGCCGAGGCCGAGGCGGATGTGCAGGGCCTCGTCGAGGCGCACATGGAGACCATGCTGGGGGTGCGGTTCCTAGCGAGTGAGTACGTCATCGACTGTGCTGACGGCGGCCGGATCGATTCGCTGGGGCTCGATGAGAACGGGGCGCCGGTGGTCGTGGAATTCAAGCGCGGCACTGCGGCCGGCGTGATCAATCAGGGCCTGTATTACATGGCGTGGCTGATGGCGCACAAGGACGCCTTCCGGAACCTGGTCCGGGACCGGCTCGGGGTATCGGCCGCGTCCCAGGTGCTGTGGAGCGCACCCCGGCTGATCTGTGTCGCCGGCGATTTCACCCGCTACGACGGGCACGCCGTGCGTGAGCACCGGCGCTCGATCGACCTGGTCCGCTACCGGTACTTCGGCAACGACCTCATCGGCCTTGAGACCGTGGCCTCCGTCACCGGGCATTCGGCCATGGCCAAGCAAGTCCGCCGGCGCGCGGCCGGGACGAAGTCTGCCCGTAGGCAAGACGGAACCCTGGCGGAGCTGGCCGAAGCGGTCGACGAGGTGCTGCTCGGCCTTGGGGACGGCATCAACCGGGTCCAGCGCAAGCAGTACGCGGCGTACCAGCGGCTGCGGAACTTTGCCTGCGTCTGCCCGCCGCAGCAGACCAAGCTCCTCGTCTACCTCAAGGCAGACCCGAAGGCGGTCGACATCGTCCCCGGTTTTACCCGGGACGTGACGGGGCTCGGCCACCACGGCACAGGCGACCTGGAGGTGCAGCTGCGTACGGAGCGGGACCTGGAGCGTGCCCAGGACTTGTTCCGCCTCAGCTATGCCGCGGCGTAA